AGATGCTCCGTTTTATATTTTAATCGTGcaataattttactaatttaccaaaataagaataaatctTGCACATTGGCTAgccagttcttttttttttctttttttttccctccctcaAGTGAAAAATCTGGATTGGCCAAGCCAGTTTGGACCGACTTTCGACTTGGATTGCGCCGAGCCTACCTAAATTTTCAAAGCGTGGGAATGCAAGAAGACTAGGAGAATTATGCGAAATTTGCTTCATATGAGTCACGCGTTTTGTCAAATTTAGGAAGCTTCGAGGCAACGAagcctctctcactctctctttccccaAAGCTGCTCACAGTTGGTTTCCACTATGAATCGAAAGAGAATATTACAGCCCTGTGATCTTAACTTTTCAGTGAGGTGATTTTACTGCTCTCATACAATCACTTtctagagtttctctctttcgAATACAAGTTCAAGTACTAAATGAAGAAGGACAAGTGATTCGGTAgtctcagactttggaattcttctttcacgccaaaacttgtaaaaaaaaacaattgaaaaaaagaggGTAAACATGGATCGACTTTTACTCGTTagttcttattttatttaaaattatttttttaatatgaaaatcatgaaattttatgctaatgTAAACGAGTCCTTAACCACGGAAGTAGGTTGTAGTGGTGATAGATAGGTGAAATAATTATCATTAAGTTAATGAGGGAGCTCAAGGATCGGGTTTTGGACAAGTGCTGTACAAAGTCTAGTTCAAGTCATCCACAAATCATGATACAGGTTTGGGCTTTTGTTTTGGGTTAAATAGAAATGAGATCTTAATATGCTGGTCTTGATGAAAGCCCAACTTACATTACTcttgtaattaaaaataaatgtataCTAATTCTGTtagaacaacataaaatttaGTATATTGTTCTCACTTATTAATAATTCACCGCTTTTATAATACcagaataaaataatcatgtatGGGTAGTATACAGATTTACTTGGGTTGAATTGAAATAGGATTTGAGAGTACCTCATTTCCTTAGCCAAGTACGCCTGGAGAATAGTCCAAGATTAGGTACAATGCGATCTTCCTGACTTAGTAAcacagaaagaaaaacaaggaaagaaagttaGCCCAGTTGAAAAAGAAATCCGTCATCTTCGAGGATTAAAGTAGCAAAACGTATATGCACTAATTTATCGCCAttatcctttctctctccttcattAGTTTGCTATCTCATTGTAACTCCTTAGCATTCGAGAAgtatccttttttttaaaaaagaaaaattattttagcacaACAACATTTAAACCTTTTCTCATATTATTTAGTAAATCAAGCACGGCAAACAACTCGAAAAACAGGCCGCAACTCTCACTCGCCATTCCTTTAGCCCATCCGCTCGCGACACGATGCCATCATCTCGACTCGAAGATTAATGATTCAGGAGCTCGCCTTCGTCCCACCAAGTCACGACCACTGTCCACAAGGATAGACAAACATGATTTTTATTAccttcaaattgaaaattttctggTTGACCCATATTGATTTTTTCAAGTTCACCATGcaagaaaattgtttttacatCGAGTTGCTCCCTACAAGCCCTAGCCTAATAAAATTTTCTAGGTGTGCCCAATAGTCCCTTAACCATGGGCATATGGGTTAGTACTGGAAGAGCGAAATGGGTCACAAGAAGCTTTCAGGCTTGAAGGAGGTTGAGGaggcaaaaggaaaagtgagGCAAGGAGTAGTCGTGATAAAAGGATCATATTGAGTGAGCATCTGATGGCTATTGAGAGCAGATCGCATTGGAtagttttatttctttaatttttctgacTTTTTCAATGGAATTAATATCGAAAGGATCCAAAATGAAAGTATCATTCATAACTTTTTGTCTTCTCGCGGATCAAAGGTGGAACACAAGATGACGTTGAAGGGTGGAGtttgttccttcttttgctTGATGCTGAAAAAGGCAACGGAATCCTGACAAATGAAGGGAGGCGATTTTCAGCGTTGGCATTGACCCCGAAACAATGGGGAAGGTGTCAGAAGATCACTTTCATCCCAAGTTACCTAGCTAGCAGGAAACAAGCATCCACTGGTAATATCATAAAGAGCAGGTGATTTTCAAGAAGCTGGATATTTTTGGACTGTCCGAACCCGAGTCGCTCCGAAGTGCACGACACACTGCTTGGACTTCGTGGAACGTTGGCGGTGTCAGAAGATCACTTTCATCCCAAGTTACCTAGCTAGCAGGAAACAAGCATCCACTGGTAATATGATAAAGAGCAGGTGATTTTCAAGAAGCTGGATATTTTTGGACTGTCCGAACCCGAGTCACTCCGAAGTGCACGACACACTGCTTGGACTTCGGGGAACGTTGGCTCGTCCTTTTTGTGGAAAGAAAGGTCCTCGCGAGCGTCTCCACTGGGGGGTGACATCGAGGGTCCATTTCCGATATAGAGCAGGAATCGAACGAAGACAAGAACATCGGACGTACGATTGGCCTTGAAGCGAGACGAACCCACGCCTCGAAATCAGCCTTCGATCCAACGACTTTTCCTTACTATTTCATTCATTCGCACCGACCAAAAGCAGTGTCCAAGCAGAAGGCATTCCCAAACCATTCACCACAAATCGAGAAAAACCATCAAGCTCATACGATCCATTTGCACTTGAGAAGAATCTACTTTTTCCCCGCTTAAAGATGGTGTTCAATCTCCGAACCTTCAGTTTTGCCGAGTCCGTTGAAGACGATCCAACACCTCCTCAAAGCTTCTCCCTAAAGGAGCTCCAACACGCGACAGACAACTTTAGCAGCAACAACCTCATGAGGTACTTTCTGAGTGGCAACGTTTACAAGGGGCGCTTGGCCGATGGTTCGCTAGTGGCAGTACACAGAGCAAGCTCTGTCGATTCGTTCCGCGAGGAGAGATTCGAGGAGAGATTCAAAGCAGAAGTGCAAGTGGGAAGCACGGTTTCGACACACCCAAATGTGCTATGCCTGAGGGGCTTTTGCAGGACCAAGAAAGAGCTCTTGCTGGTGTATCCCTTGATGATCAACAACAGCCTATCGTACAATCTTACAAAGAGACCGGATCGTTTTGCCCGACCTCTTGATTGGACTACCCGCAAGCGAATTGCCTTGGGAGCAGCGAGGGGGCTTGCACACCTTCACAATCAAGGTAACATCAAGATCATGCATCGCGATATCAAGGCGTCAAATATACTGCTGAATGTGTATTTTGAGGCCGTGATCGGAGGATCTTCGCGTGCCGTGATCATGAATGAGAATAATGCAGAGGAAGGGACTATTGAGTGGGCCACGTGGTCGGCGGATTTTGGCTCCGATTCTCGAATCTATCATCGCTATGAAGATGTTTATGTCAATACCCCCATTAGAGACACAAACATGTTTATTGCCCCCGAGTATTTCTGCACAGGAAAGTGCACACTGAAGAATGATGTCTTTGCATACGGGAAAATGCTTCTCGAGCTCATGTCGGGAACTGGAATTTCAGAACTTCATAGGTTGGCATACGATGAAAATCTCAGTTTGGAGGAATGGATCAGTGATCTTAACAACAAGAACGAGTTGGGAAGGGTGATCGATCCCAATCTGCAAGAGAACTACatggaagaagaagcagagcgaCTAGTCGGATTTGCATTGTTGTGCTCACACGGGGATCCATCTATTCGACCAGAGATGTCTGAAGTGGTTCGAATGCTCGAAAGCCAGTTTCTTCAGCGGGATCCTAGTACTAGTACGAGGAGTAGTTGGAGTCAAAGTGAGGGCGACTCAACTCCGTACTACTCTttccctccttctccttctcctctggGGATTGCTCCAGAATGTGCAGAGATTCTCATTTCAGCAGAGGAAAGTTCGCCAGATGGTCAATATTCTGGTAAGAATATTCAATATGAGAAGACAGAATGTGCAGAGATTCTCATTTCAGCATCAAATAATTCAGCTGATGATGGAAGGGTGGAACCTGAAAGGACAGAACAACCCAGCACTTCAGATCAAGAAACACAGCTCCAATTTGTTACTGCTAGTGGTGCTTCCCAAGAAGAAGATAGAACGGAGCCCAAAGTGGCACGCAAATTTAGCCAAGGAGCAGTGAAAATTTGGAGCAATCTGAAGAAGGTAATTCTCCTTAAGAGATTCGTCAAGGCGTCAGAGAAAGTGAGGAACCTCAACCTACAGAAGCCGCAATATCTTCCCCCTCAGACAGACGATGAGCcagaaaaagtcaatttgaggcATCAGGACATGGATGGAAGGGAAAAATACGGAGGAATGGATGTTGGATTATGCCCTTCAGCAAGTTGTCTCCAGATTAACTCCGACaaggagaagaaaagttcaCTTACTTGTAGAAGCTTTCAAAATGGTTAGTCCTCCAGTTGGGAAGTGATCATGCTTCAGGCACAAGGAACAGCTTTGAGTCGTGCAAATCCCTTTATTCCTCATTTATTATCAAGGTAAGGAACGTTTGTATGATTCATCTGGACCAAATGGCACTTACCTGCAATTAGGACAACCGATTTCTGTCCATAATAAATCATGATGTACTTCCTACTCATTGCAATTATTTTGGTAGAACAGTTCTAACTCttccatttcaaaatttttgcacCCAGGTAAATAAGCGAAGTCTCTTCAGTGAAAAGAATTCATGGTCATGACTTCAGAGTGTTACTGGATTCATCAAATTGGAACGTTTGGGCAATCCAAGGAGATATGCGGTTCATTTATTGTCCTTCAATAATTGTGTCATAACATGTAAGTGGGGGCTATTAGCTCCTCTCACCTCAGATGGAGTCTTAATTTGCATAGATTGATATATGATTCCAATCTTGATATCAACAGGAATCGATTTACAAGTCAATGTACAGATGAAATTGTAGTTATTGAGTTTCTTTCCCCAGCTAGAGGTATAATGGAGTGTGATTATGAAAAAGAATTTCACATTCTTGACCATTTGTTACATACTTTTGAATGAGGCAATCTTTTCTGGAGTGCGTAGAGGGCGTGGTTTTTTTCAGATTATTTCCTGCATAGTTTATACCTTCCACAACGGTTTTATGGAAGCAAGATTTTGGGGTTTCACATGCGAGTTCTACATTATGTTTAGATTTGAATAAACACTTGGGGTAAGCGATTTGTTGACGCATGGAAGTTATTTTG
The sequence above is drawn from the Eucalyptus grandis isolate ANBG69807.140 chromosome 11, ASM1654582v1, whole genome shotgun sequence genome and encodes:
- the LOC120289820 gene encoding LRR receptor kinase BAK1-like, with translation MVFNLRTFSFAESVEDDPTPPQSFSLKELQHATDNFSSNNLMRYFLSGNVYKGRLADGSLVAVHRASSVDSFREERFEERFKAEVQVGSTVSTHPNVLCLRGFCRTKKELLLVYPLMINNSLSYNLTKRPDRFARPLDWTTRKRIALGAARGLAHLHNQGNIKIMHRDIKASNILLNVYFEAVIGGSSRAVIMNENNAEEGTIEWATWSADFGSDSRIYHRYEDVYVNTPIRDTNMFIAPEYFCTGKCTLKNDVFAYGKMLLELMSGTGISELHRLAYDENLSLEEWISDLNNKNELGRVIDPNLQENYMEEEAERLVGFALLCSHGDPSIRPEMSEVVRMLESQFLQRDPSTSTRSSWSQSEGDSTPYYSFPPSPSPLGIAPECAEILISAEENRMCRDSHFSIK